The following nucleotide sequence is from Ochotona princeps isolate mOchPri1 chromosome 24, mOchPri1.hap1, whole genome shotgun sequence.
AGCTGTGTGGGCCTGGGCCTGCACTGGCCCTGTGCGGGGTCCTTGGGGTTGAGCCCCCCTAGTCCAGCTGAGCCCGGGGCCGAGCCTCCCAGTCCAGGCCGAGCCCGGGGCTGAGCCTCCCAGTCCAGCCCGAGCCCTCCCTAGTCCAGCCCAAGCCCGGGCCTGAGCCCCCCAGTCCAGGCCGAGCCCGGGGCTGAGCCTCCCAGTCCAGCCTGAGCCCAGGCCTGAGCCCCCCAGTCCAGGCCGAGCCCACAGGCCAGCCTGAGCCCCCCGCAGTCCAGTCCGAGCCCGGGCCCGAGCCCCCCAGGCAAGCCCGAGCTGGCACTCACCAAGCTGGGCGGCAGCACCCATGAGCGCATACTTGCCAGGGTCGGCCCAGATCTGAAGGTGACAAGGGAGGTGCTTAGGGCATGGATGTGGCGGCTCACTCCCAACCCGAGCAGTGCCACCTCCAGCTCAAGCTTGAAGTCCCCCCTCAGCACCATCTGCCATGCCAGGTTCCAGAAACAAGCTCGCTGTGCCCCGCTGGCAAGCTGGGCTCTGTGTGGAGGGCGGggctggcacccacgtgggaagcaggTACCATCACCAGGCGGACTCGGTGCTGGGCCACGGGAGGAGTGTGAGTCCACGCCCACAGGAAGGACTGGACACTGTCACTGCACCATGTGACGCATGGACTGGACAGGGCAGAGTCCAGAGGCAGAGGGgggctgtgggtgtgtgtgctgaGGGGTGGGGCTAACTGGTACAGGTATGCTCTGGGGTTGGTGAGAATGTTCTGGAGCGTTCTGGATGGCAGTGGTGCTGTGACCGTGCTCAATGTGCTGAGCTGTTCAGGCTAAATCCAGAACACACCCCAAAGCTCAGGGCAGCGGTGTCCAGGAGAGCCTGAGGGGCCTGGCCTGGGGCAAGCTTCCAGCTGGGGCCCCTTTCACGATTTCTGTTCTCAGCTGGGTAATGAGGTGAGAAAGGAACCCACAAAAGAACCTCAACCCTGTGGGGGCTGGGGGGATGCGCCCTTGCCACCAGCTCAGTAAGCCTTGGCTTCCCACAGTTCCCCATTTCTAGGATGACAATACCTAAATCAGAAATGCACCATCTCAAACATTACAAGGGGCCGGCtgcagcacagcaggtaaagccttggcctgcaacaccagcagcccCTATGCGCTGGCCCACGCTCTGGCTGCGCCATttctgacctgggaaggcagtggaggatggcccgcgtgcttgggcccctgtgtctgCGGGGGAGACCGGGACAGTCCCGACTCTGGCCCTGCCCCGCCATGCGTCCAAGTGAAGCTGCAAGGAACATCTCCGCCTCTCCCTCTGACTTTATACATAACGGAAcgcagggaaagagaaaggcgGGGAGGAGTGCTACGGCTGCTGCAGCGCAGAGCGGACTGTGTGCCCACCGGCCCGGGCGACCCACCGCAGCTCCGGTAAGGTAGGACAGGGAGATGCCGAAGAGCCGGCCCCAGGCAGCCCCGATGAGCAAGGACGGGATGAAGACGCCGGCTGAGACTGTGAGCCCGTAGGTCCAGCAGGCCAGGAAGAAGTAGACCAGGGTGAAGAGGCCGAGGGTCATGGGGTTGTAGGAGCCTGCGGGAATAGTGGCTGCTGGGCTCACAGGGACGCAACCCGCCACCCCCCAGAGCTGGAAAAGGCAGGGGTGCAGGGACTCGGAGGCTGCTCTGTGGACTACCCAGGGGTGTCTAGGATGAGGGTCTTCCTGGGCCCAGGGACAAGCCTGGCTCTGCAGGTCAATGAGCCCACGgcccccacagcccagggcagTGACTCCGTCCACATGTCCACAGCGCAGCCGCTGAGCACACACACCTGGCGGGTCGTGGAAGAGGCTCACTACACTCTTCTCCGGGGTGTTGAAGAAGGCTGCAGCCATGGAGTTGTACTCGCCATCTGCACAGAAGAGCTGCGAGGTTGGGAGACAGGAAACACGGGAAGCTGTGCCAGAGGCGTGGACATGGAACacaggcctgggcaagcagcctgGAGGGCATGAGGGCAGGCCGCACAGCAGGCCTGGCCAGAGCCTGAGGCCTGTCCACCCTGCTGGGGCCAGACAGCTCTGTCCTGGGGCACAGGGGTCTggagcagggctgagccaaggcaGAGGCACCACTCCGGGCTGTCTGAGGACCTGTGGGTGGCTTCCCTGTGTCCTTTTTGGGCTCAGGTTCCAGGAAGGAGACGGGGGATACCAGGGCCCCCACACCACCCCCCAGATGGGCTGAGCTCCCCTGAGGACCCAGAGAGGAGACGCTCTAGCACATTCCGCCTGAGACTTGTAGCCTCAGCAGCCCCTGCTGCAGGAGGGCCTAGCCAGCTGACCCAGCACCCGGTCCTGGCCTCTGGGGCCCTCAGGGCTACCTGCAGGGGGTAGGACATGGAGCTGCCTTGCAGGGGCTGGCAATCCCGGGACGAGTATATCAGCACGAAGGCCACCGTGGCGGTGACAGCGGCCACCAGCATGGCCTCAATCACCTGGAGGCAGGGCCGGTGGATGTACCTGTGGCCAAGCAGGGTGGGCGGCCTGAGTGGGCACCAGCACACAGCaatgggggacagactgggtgCAAGCTGGGGGGCGGCCCGAGTGGGCACCAGCACACGGCAACGGGGGACAGACTGGGTGCAAGCTGGGGGGCGGCCCGAGTGGGCACCAGCACACAGCaatgggggacagactgggtgCAAGCTGGGGGGCGGCCCGAGTGGGCACCAGCACATGGCAACAGGTGACCGTGGCCAAGGCCATGAATGCTCAAGAGCCAGTCTGCCAGAGCCCCGAACAGCCCAGCAGGACCCTGAGGTGATCACATATTCCTTGCCCCTCAACTACTGAAACAGCTTGTACCATCCCAGGTCCTGGGATCCCCTGCAGCGCCAGCCACGAGCAGCTGCCCTGGGAACATCCTGCATGCCCGGGGACCATCCCGCAGGCTGGATGTGCCCTTGCCTAGGCCCCCTGCCCTGCAGGCCCTCCCCTGTGCCTAGGGTGCAGGGCTCCAGCAGAGGGCCCATGGGCTCACAACCCTTACACCGCACACAAATGAggtggtgtttttcttttcttttttttttttttaaagatttattccatttttattacaaagtcagatatactgagaggaggagagacagagaggaagtggagctgctgggattagaaccagcggccatatgggatcaaggcgaggaccttagccactaggccacactgccgagcccgagGTGGTGTTTTTCTTACCTGATGCGAAACATCGTCAGCCAGTAATTCAGGGCGTTGAACACAGCTCCGAGAATCCCACCTACAGCCACAGAGGCCATGGTCAGGGGCCCGAGTGCGAGGGACTGCCTAGGAGGGGCTCCTGGACAGCTTTCCCCGCTCAGAGCCGCCTCAGCCTTCCTTCACAGGTGGGCATCACCACCCCAAGTCCCCAGGCCCATACGGCTCCCagctccatggaaggcagcagacgggCATGCCAACACCCCCCAAGATCAGGTGTGGGAGAAACACACAAGTCTGTGTTTACACTCGGAGTCTGCTTCCCTGCCGAGCACCTCCAACGGATGAGACTCAGGCACTCCAGGGCCCAGCGAGTCCCCGTGGGAGTGACCCGGCAGCCTGGTCCTCCCCACaggccagctgctgcctgggggaGAACCCAGTCCTGGGGGGCCTTACCAACAACACCCATGGCGATGAAGACGGGAATCTCATGGATGGTGTATGCCATTTTCTGTGGGGGGAGGGAGTGGTGGAGGTGAAAGGGACCCAAGGACCATGTCCCACAGGTGTCCCCAAGCTCTCATGAAGAGAGTGACAGCGCCCCTCACCCAAGTCAGCCTCCCCCCACGCCACGGACCGCAGCACACGGCCATGACCTGCCCACACCCCCAAGGTTCGGCTGAGTGAGGGACTCCCAGACGGTGGCCCTTGTGACCCCCGCTGGAGACAGCCCACCTTCCCGTGTGGGTGGCGGCCAGGGGGCACACCTCTGAGTCAAACCTCCCGAAGTTAATGAGGCCTGGGCTGGACAGGTCCCACATGTTCCCGTGGTAGATGCTCAGGACGAAGTTGAGGGTGAAGGTGGAGATCATGGAGGCGAAGAACTGTGGGCGGGGACGGCGTCTCAGCCTCACCCTGAGCTGGGGCGGAGCGGGTCCGGCGCCCACGGGCAGGGGGGCCTGGTACTCACGATCCGCCAGGTCAGGAACTGGTTCCAGAAGGAGGCACCTTCCTCCAGGCTGAACAGGACCCCGCCTGGGGGGCAGTACCGGCCTCAGCACCGTGGGGCCTCAGggtgccccacccccactcccacccagaGGCAGCAAGGCCCTCACTCACCCACAGGGGCTCCGAAGGCGGCAGACACCCCGGCTGCAGCACCAGCCGAGACAAAGtccctcttctctgtgtctctgcggAAGTACTCAAAGATCTGAAAGGGACGGGGAGAGGGCAGTGCTGGGCCGAGGACCTTGGGGGCCACTGGCCACGACACAGAGGCCTGAAGCAAGCCCCGTGCTGACCCCCCGCCAGACCTCGCCTGTAACCCAAGGGCGCTCCGGCCCCCCAGTGCTGCCTTTCTGGGAAGTGTGGCAGCGCCAAAGCTCAGCACCCGGGCAGCACTGGCAGGCACTGTCAACCAACCACACACAGCACGTCCACACACCCCTCTCGGCTTCACGGAGGAGCCGTGAGTCTTCCTGGGAGGCCCTGACGTGGACACCATGGAGGCCGACCACGTGGTGGCCAcgtggccagggctgaggacaggATGGCAACAGGGGCCCACAGGGGTCCACAGGGGCCCACAGGGGCTCACAGGGGTCCACAGGGGCTCACAGGGGCCCGCAAGGGCTCACAGAGCAGCGCTCACCTTGAAGTCTCGCTTCAGCGATGTGGACCGTCCCTGGGAAATGCCCGCGGCGATGACCGAGCCCGAGTGGATCATTGGCCCTTCCTGAGGGTACAGGGACTGGCCCTCAGACAACACGGCCCTTTCTGGGGGCACAGGGACTGGCCCTCGGGACTGGCATGGCCTCCCTCCCGGGGCCAGGACCCTGGCTGGACGGCAGTCTACTTACCTTCCCCACGGCCAGCCCGCCCACCACGGACAGGATTACACCGGACACCTTGATGACCAGCGTCTACAAGGTAGAGGAGGCCCCAGGTGTGGGGGGGGCAGATGCCCAGGGCACACACAGCACGGCCACCACACACGGCAGCCCATGTCCGGGGCTCTGCGGGTCCCTGCGCCCCGCACCATGCCATGTGACCACAGGGCCaagccaggactggcaggcaAAGGCacgggaggggagtggggagggtgtCCCGCCAGGCCTCCTCCTCACCATCTCCTGACCCTCTCACTGCCCCCCACAATACAGCCCCAGGCCTGGGAGCACCCCAAGGGGCAGTCACGTCCCTGTCCACCCCTCAGGCCCCACAGGTCAGGATGCCATAGCTAACATGCTGGTGTGGCGAGACAGGGGACTGAAGACAAGACAAACAGTGTTGTAGGATGGCTGTGGGACAGAACCACAGCCCCGGCCACCACCTGGCCCCACAGCCACAGCCCCCCTGCACTGCTTACAGGGACAAAGCCCGCACCAGCCACTGTCACAGGACACCGGCCCTGCCTCACCTTGAGCCGCACCACGTGGGGGATCTTCACGCCATTGAGGAAGCACTTGATCTGGGGGATCCCACTGCCAGCAGCCACGGGCTGAAAAACGCGGGGGTCAGGAAGGGGCGTACGACATCACGTCATTTTCCTCCCCCACCCAGACACAGAGCGATGAAGAAGCGAGGACCTGGGAGAGGCGGACGGTGAGAGCCCAGGGGCCCACACTCTCGGGGGCTGCAGGATTGCGTCTGGCGCCACACAAGAGGCTGAGCTCCTGCCCACAGAGGCCAGCACTCCGCGCCTGGACAGCTCTGGGAgctgcctcttccctctcccagcACCCCCAGGGCCCTGGCAAGGGTGGCTCTCACTCAAGGGAGCATGGAGAGTGGCCTGCAGAGGTGTCCAGGGCTGAGGGGCTCCCAAAGCCGCACCTCTATGAAGGCCACGATCACAGAGCCCACGAGCACGAAGGCAGAGTTGAGCGTGGCCCAGAGCAGGAGGGAGAAGGACAGCCCGCCGTTCTTGGTGAACCTGTCGATATCTGGGGCCCGTCAAGGAGGGCTGGCAAACAGTCACGGAGCTGGCCTGCCCGCAGCACAGGCCGCCTCCCCCCAGCCGGGCCACACCAGAAGGATACTGTCCTTAATGACCCTGTACTTGAGGCCGGCCAGGTTCTCCACCACGATATCAATGAAGCAGGCCACGAGGCCCGTGAGGATGCCGATGAGGGCGCAGATGACCCAGCGTGTGATCTCCACCGTCCGGAAGGCCTGGGGGGCACAGAAGGAGTGACAGCGGGGGCCGCTCTGAGGGGGTCACCGGGCCGGGGGCCACCTGCAGGCTGCTGGCCACGTGGCTGACTTGGGCAGCAGAGTTCCTCACAGCCAGCTGGGCACTGCGCCTGCTCCGGTCTGAGCATGACACAGTTGCCGGTGGGCCAGGCGCCACGTGACACAGCACGAGAGGAGCGGAAGACAAGCCGGTACACTGCAGGCTGTGCGGCTGCTCCCCACTCACCCCGGTTCCCGCTCACCCCGTCCTCGGCTATCCCGGCTCCCGCTCACCGTGTGGTTGATCCGTCGCTCCTCCTCCAGGAACAGCTGGTTCTCACTGTTGTCATAGTCCAAGCTCTGCAGACCAGACGGCGGGGCAGTGTGACTCACAGGACCCTCGGAGGAGAGCCAaggcagggtgggggctggggtggagtgTGGAGGCCAGGGGCTGGCCCGGGGCGAGGGCAGGAGGACCCCCACCTCGTACTTGAGTGAGAGCAGCTTCTCATTGTGCGGGATCTCCttggggaagggatggggagggTCCATTTCCTGGGGAAGGAAAAGGCAGACACCAACTTGATGAGCCAGGACACACGTGTGAGGCAGAGCGGAGAGGGGACTCCCCTGGGAGGCCAGAACGACGCTAACACTCAGGGGACaccaggagagcagcaggaagCCACAGCCAGCAACGTCCACCACAGACCCATGCTTCCCAGGCCTGGGGAGACGAGCAGGGCTGTGAGCAGGCTGGGCTGTCCTCGGGGCACAGGTCTGCCATGGTTGCGCCTCCTCCACTGGACCAAGGACAAGGCTGCCCAACCAATCAACAGGCTGAGCTCTGACAGCCTCAAGGTCTCTGTGTGGCAGACACACACCACAGGGACAATCGGGGCCGGCAGGCCTACTTCccctcaagctccctgctgatgccctgagcaagcactggaggatggtccCTGGGCACCACGATCCACGCGGGAGACCCgcaggaagatcctggctcctggccattgcagccatgtaaggactgaaccaacagatggaagatctctcgcttctgctcctctttctttcaagtaaataaataaatctttaattctGCTAATCACATCAGCCTGGGGCCGTCCTCATCCTGACCAAAGCGTCCACGGCAGCCCCTCATGTTGAGCTCCCCGGTGAACGGGGGACACCCGCCTGAGGTGAGCACTCCGGCGGGTGCCATGGAGTCCAGCCGCGCCCCTGGGCTGGAGGGGGACAGGCTAGGCACCCAGGGTGCACACAGCCAAGCAGCAGCTCAGAAGCAAGACCTCAAAAACACCAGACAGGAATTACGGATTTCACCCCCAAGGACGCCAGCATCAGGCCCATCCACTAACAGCCACGGGGGACGCCAGCATCAGGCCCGTCCACGAACAGCCACGGGGGACGCCAGCATCAGGCCCGTCCACGAACAGCCACGGGGGACGCCAGCATCAGGCCCGTCCACGAACAGCCACGGGGGACGCCAGCATCAGGCCCGTCCACGAACAGCCAcgggggatgccagcatcaggcCTGTCCACGAACAGCCACGGGGGACGCCAGCATCAGGCCTGTCCACGAACAGCCACGGGGCCCTCAGGAAACGAGAGGCTGGCTCGCGTCCACAGCCTGGAAAACACGGCGCCTGCCGGGACTCCTGCCGGGACTCCAGCCGCTGCTCCGGAGGAAGTCGACAAGCGGGT
It contains:
- the CLCN7 gene encoding H(+)/Cl(-) exchange transporter 7; its protein translation is MANVSKKVSWSGRDRDDEEAAPLLRRTPLLNGAARQAPRPAVFRVGQMSSVELDEELLDPEMDPPHPFPKEIPHNEKLLSLKYESLDYDNSENQLFLEEERRINHTAFRTVEITRWVICALIGILTGLVACFIDIVVENLAGLKYRVIKDNIDRFTKNGGLSFSLLLWATLNSAFVLVGSVIVAFIEPVAAGSGIPQIKCFLNGVKIPHVVRLKTLVIKVSGVILSVVGGLAVGKEGPMIHSGSVIAAGISQGRSTSLKRDFKIFEYFRRDTEKRDFVSAGAAAGVSAAFGAPVGGVLFSLEEGASFWNQFLTWRIFFASMISTFTLNFVLSIYHGNMWDLSSPGLINFGRFDSEKMAYTIHEIPVFIAMGVVGGILGAVFNALNYWLTMFRIRYIHRPCLQVIEAMLVAAVTATVAFVLIYSSRDCQPLQGSSMSYPLQLFCADGEYNSMAAAFFNTPEKSVVSLFHDPPGSYNPMTLGLFTLVYFFLACWTYGLTVSAGVFIPSLLIGAAWGRLFGISLSYLTGAAIWADPGKYALMGAAAQLGGIVRMTLSLTVIMMEATSNVTYGFPIMLVLMTAKIVGDVFIEGLYDMHIQLQSVPFLHWEAPVTSHSLTAREVMSTPVTCLRRREKVGVIVDVLSDTTSNHNGFPVVDDADDTQPALLQGLILRSQLIVLLKHKVFVERCSVGLAPRRLRLKDFRDAYPRFPPIQSIHVSQDERECTMDLSEFMNPSPYTVPQEASLPRVFKLFRALGLRHLVVVDSRNQVVGLVTRKDLARYRLGKGGLEELSLAQT